The genomic window TCTTGCCGGTCGAGGCGTTGTACGCCGACGCGGCGAGGGCCGAGACCGTCACCTTGCCGATGTTCGTCGAGCCCTTATCGAGCGAGACGACGCCGTTGGACACGGTGAACGTGTACGTGCCGGCCGACGCGGTCGAAGCCGGATCGAGCGTGATGTCGCTGGTCGAGATCGCGTTCGCATCGACGCCGAACGTACCGTCGAGCAGGCCGTTGCCTTCGAACTTGGTCGTCGAAACCGTACGATCGATTTCGCTGCGCAGCGACGAGAACTCCGACTGAATCTGCGCGCGGCCGTTCGCGTCGACGGTATCCGAACCCGCCTGCGTGGCCAGTTCCTTCATACGCTCGAGGATCGACTGGATCGTGCTGGTCGAGCCTTCAGCAACCTGCAACAGCGAGTTCGTCTGGTCAGCGTTGCGCGACGCCTGCGACAGCGCGCGGCCATCGGCGCGAAGCTTGTTCGCAATGCCAAGACCCGCGGCATCGTCGGCAGCCTTGTTGATGCGGAAGCCCGAGGAGAGCTTCGCCATCGACTCGCTGACGGCGTTCTGCACGCGGTTCAGGTTGTTCGCAGCGGTGAGCGCGCTGACGTTGGTGTTGATACGCATTTCGGTGTTCCTCCGTGAACTGAATGTGGAGCGTCCGTGCTCCAGTGCGTCGGCTGTTCAGTCGCCGCTGTGGTTCAGTATCGTCCGTCACAAGACGGACTTGAGTTGCCTTTTGCGCTATGCCGTGTTACTGCGCGCTGACCGCGCGCGCGGTGAGCGCCTGCATGTCGATCGGGCAGCGCACACCGAAATCCGTGTCGCTCACGACGACCTGCTTCGCGTGGCGCGTCGCGAAGTTGATCACGATCGGCCCCTGCAGGTTCGCGGTTGCCTGCCCTTCGGCGCTTTCGGGAAGCGTCACGACCGCGAGCAGCGCGACGTCGGACGGGCGATGCGGTCCGAGCGCCATCAACTGCGACGGCGGAATCTCGATCGCGTAGGCGGCATCGACGGAGAACGGATCGACGAGCAGGAAGATGAGGGTCGAATACTGCTTCGACTGCAGCCAGAACATCGCGGGATGCGCGGCGCGCACGAGCGCGAAGTCGGTGCACTCGGGAAAGCCGAGCAAACCCGAGGGAAAGTGCAACAATTCGTTGGCGCGCAACTGCAACGGTCCGAGCAAATCCGACACGACCGTCACCGTTTCCGGCGCGGCTTCCTGCATCAAGGTCAACGTCATTTCAAATAATCGGTGAGTGTGAGACCCATGACTTTCGAGGTGGCGAGCATCGCCGCCTGATATGCCATCTGACGGTTCGTGAGCTCCGTGACAGCCGTGTCCATGTCGACGTCCTGGAGATTCGACTTGAACGTCGTGAGGTTCGTCTTGTACGCGTCGAGATTTTGTTGCGTGACGTCGAGCTGCTTCCCGCGCGCGCCGACGTCGCCGACGAGCGTCTG from Gemmatimonadaceae bacterium includes these protein-coding regions:
- a CDS encoding flagellar assembly protein FliW, whose translation is MTLTLMQEAAPETVTVVSDLLGPLQLRANELLHFPSGLLGFPECTDFALVRAAHPAMFWLQSKQYSTLIFLLVDPFSVDAAYAIEIPPSQLMALGPHRPSDVALLAVVTLPESAEGQATANLQGPIVINFATRHAKQVVVSDTDFGVRCPIDMQALTARAVSAQ